Proteins encoded in a region of the Planococcus shixiaomingii genome:
- the xylB gene encoding xylulokinase: MENEPLIMAIDIGTTSVKCLIIDEQGLTINTASKGYPISSPYPNWLEQNPEDWWTAAAQTIMKCSKELNLEQVAVVSLSGHMSAPVLIGQEGKPLMPSILIADTRTSKQTAYLRSHFLNKFTTSTGNEPLDAFTASKLLWVKEEYPEVLKKATNFFFPKDYIRYKLTNKIGTDPTDAGNSLLFDLAGEDWNWEMINELGLPVSLFPELFGTASVFGQVTEEAARQTGMKAGTPVVTGGADMACSQAGTGATKHGTMAITLSTSGQIVMGVSKPEANGIGKVTYHPGAAAGSVYAMGSVFAGGLGVEWAYKLLNNKRSMDASDYEELARLTEEMKKYPVGSNGLLFLPFLVGSGSPHFNAKDRASWIGLTLNQDKALLLRSVLEGITYNIVENVNLIKGMGTEIEKVFLGAGGSRNPVWCKMIADALGMDVSVLANRDGSALGAAIIGGVGIGMFSSIEEAVEKLVKSETTISFDVENHLQYKKFFARYQNIYQALNEHAVSR; the protein is encoded by the coding sequence TTGGAAAACGAGCCGCTGATTATGGCAATTGATATCGGCACCACGTCGGTGAAATGCCTAATAATAGATGAGCAAGGACTGACAATTAATACAGCTTCAAAGGGTTATCCGATTTCAAGCCCCTATCCGAATTGGCTTGAACAGAATCCGGAAGATTGGTGGACAGCAGCAGCGCAGACAATAATGAAATGTTCAAAAGAGCTCAATCTTGAACAAGTGGCGGTAGTTTCGTTGTCGGGGCATATGAGCGCGCCGGTGTTGATCGGCCAAGAAGGCAAGCCGTTGATGCCAAGCATTTTGATAGCGGACACCAGAACATCCAAACAGACTGCCTATTTGCGGAGCCATTTTTTGAACAAGTTCACAACGTCTACAGGAAACGAGCCTCTGGATGCTTTTACCGCATCCAAACTACTGTGGGTGAAAGAAGAATACCCGGAAGTGTTGAAAAAAGCGACGAACTTCTTTTTTCCGAAAGACTATATCCGGTATAAGCTAACGAATAAAATCGGAACCGATCCTACGGATGCAGGGAATAGTCTGCTGTTCGATTTAGCTGGAGAAGACTGGAACTGGGAAATGATTAATGAACTCGGGTTGCCAGTTTCTCTTTTTCCGGAGCTTTTTGGGACTGCTTCGGTCTTTGGACAAGTTACAGAAGAAGCAGCTCGGCAAACGGGGATGAAAGCGGGAACGCCCGTTGTGACGGGCGGCGCAGACATGGCATGCAGCCAAGCGGGTACAGGGGCGACGAAGCATGGAACCATGGCTATAACATTGAGCACTTCAGGACAAATCGTTATGGGAGTCTCAAAACCCGAAGCCAACGGAATCGGCAAAGTGACATACCATCCCGGCGCAGCTGCCGGTTCGGTTTATGCGATGGGGTCTGTTTTTGCCGGCGGCCTCGGAGTGGAGTGGGCCTATAAGTTATTAAACAATAAACGAAGCATGGATGCATCGGATTATGAAGAACTTGCGCGGCTGACGGAAGAAATGAAAAAATATCCTGTTGGAAGCAACGGCTTGTTGTTTTTGCCGTTTTTAGTGGGAAGCGGCTCGCCTCATTTCAATGCAAAAGACAGAGCTTCATGGATCGGTTTAACGCTAAATCAAGACAAAGCCCTGTTGCTTCGTTCCGTTTTGGAAGGCATCACATACAATATTGTAGAAAACGTAAACCTCATCAAAGGGATGGGAACGGAAATCGAAAAGGTATTTCTTGGAGCTGGCGGCAGCCGAAACCCCGTATGGTGCAAAATGATTGCGGATGCACTCGGTATGGATGTTTCGGTGTTAGCGAATCGTGATGGGTCAGCCCTTGGTGCGGCAATCATTGGCGGAGTGGGCATCGGCATGTTTTCGTCGATTGAAGAGGCTGTAGAGAAACTGGTGAAAAGTGAAACAACAATCTCTTTCGATGTTGAAAATCACCTGCAATACAAAAAGTTTTTTGCGAGGTACCAAAATATTTATCAGGCGTTAAACGAACATGCCGTTTCAAGGTAG
- a CDS encoding response regulator transcription factor: protein MGERCKVLIVDDEMLIRQGIINYIDWEQEGFQIVGEASNGKEAMGMIEEFRPHIVITDIVMPIMDGIDLVREGKKAFPELEIIVLSSFENFDYVRSTFQSGVADYILKPKLNGPELLRILKGVVDRIPDLQHATLLEKPQRSTEEMLENMIQGYDFPLDKAVLSGVFANSHFALVGIHGKNLDPAGLKTIFNRFILEELPVFSLLASETEATLLLNFNPHQLEAIKRTINYQIAEYPGYTWLVSEPFDSIDDIKRIHDDSLLKMKKYLFYLPDQTLFTYDGLPKENEKQAIFDLNHFIEMFKDRLFNTAFTYLENHVEYLSGQYHNDSFEFKSFLGNVVFNVIVLLDNMKYETKDIERKKYSYFSTINEAEHVNAALLPFTDFLEEVRAIILSHEEASDPSKNIDKILAYIEQHYTQPLRLSEIADHFHFNASYLSSYFSTHHKEGFSEYLNRVRIKKSMELLENSTVTISNISGMVGYSEHSYFCKVFKRITGMSPGTYRKEFHAQHEETSSSSLKK, encoded by the coding sequence ATGGGAGAACGTTGCAAAGTGCTGATTGTCGATGATGAAATGTTGATCAGGCAAGGAATCATTAATTACATTGACTGGGAACAAGAAGGGTTCCAAATCGTCGGGGAAGCTTCGAACGGAAAAGAAGCGATGGGGATGATTGAGGAATTCCGTCCGCACATTGTCATTACGGATATCGTCATGCCGATTATGGACGGCATCGATTTGGTAAGAGAAGGAAAGAAGGCATTTCCCGAGCTGGAAATCATTGTGTTGAGCAGTTTTGAAAACTTCGATTACGTGCGTTCCACGTTCCAGAGCGGCGTCGCCGACTATATATTAAAACCGAAGTTGAATGGCCCGGAACTATTGCGAATCTTAAAGGGAGTGGTGGACCGGATTCCGGATTTGCAGCATGCCACTTTATTGGAGAAGCCGCAACGCTCCACTGAAGAAATGCTGGAAAACATGATACAAGGCTATGATTTTCCGCTGGACAAAGCCGTTTTGTCCGGTGTTTTTGCTAATAGCCATTTTGCATTGGTGGGCATTCACGGAAAAAATCTTGATCCGGCTGGGCTGAAAACCATTTTTAACCGGTTCATTCTGGAAGAGCTTCCGGTTTTTTCGTTATTGGCCAGCGAGACAGAAGCAACGCTGCTGCTCAATTTCAACCCGCATCAGCTGGAAGCCATCAAACGGACCATCAACTATCAGATAGCGGAATATCCAGGCTACACGTGGCTGGTGAGTGAACCGTTCGATTCGATCGACGACATTAAACGGATCCACGATGACAGTCTCTTAAAAATGAAAAAATATTTGTTTTACTTGCCCGATCAAACGCTGTTTACTTACGACGGGCTGCCGAAAGAAAACGAAAAGCAAGCCATTTTTGATTTGAACCATTTTATCGAAATGTTCAAAGACCGCCTGTTTAATACGGCTTTTACGTATTTGGAAAATCACGTCGAGTATTTATCCGGGCAATACCATAATGATAGTTTTGAATTCAAATCGTTTTTAGGCAATGTTGTCTTTAACGTCATCGTGTTGTTGGACAATATGAAATACGAAACAAAAGACATCGAACGGAAAAAATACAGTTATTTCTCCACTATCAATGAAGCGGAACATGTTAACGCAGCACTCCTTCCATTTACCGATTTCCTGGAAGAAGTGCGGGCGATCATCCTGTCGCATGAAGAAGCCAGTGATCCGTCCAAAAACATCGACAAGATACTGGCTTATATCGAGCAGCATTACACGCAGCCGCTGCGGTTGTCTGAGATTGCCGACCATTTCCATTTCAACGCATCGTACTTGTCGTCTTATTTCAGCACGCATCACAAAGAAGGCTTCAGCGAATATTTGAACCGGGTTCGGATTAAGAAATCGATGGAGCTATTGGAAAACAGCACCGTCACGATATCGAACATCAGCGGAATGGTTGGGTATTCGGAGCATAGTTATTTCTGCAAAGTGTTTAAACGCATAACCGGGATGTCTCCAGGCACTTACCGAAAGGAGTTCCATGCCCAACATGAAGAAACAAGCAGTTCAAGTCTTAAAAAATAA
- a CDS encoding cache domain-containing sensor histidine kinase → MKKQAVQVLKNNSLFIKMFLIMVLSIVAVSLLITFSSIRMSSNLFMDTFSITNTKVLEQIKTRFESYSFAIVSATHEVQNNGTIKRVLTQENQNAIETSGSYLNIIRQMERIYPTVESYEANMIVLGENERLFNMNYSNWPVSWEVLRNHPITKLSISEPTALHYQFISSNSFNDKPMIVATKALMESSTGEIYGVLYFPVREEQLKAFYEGYTSKENEVLLVDEKGKIVSSNKEELIGDNAIDVLKLAKEVETEELEFKDVRVFDNDYMLMSEYLPTYNMYLVNLVDKNVVLDNLINTKEILLISLGIVLIAVIVVFLISRRMTNSISLLVKQISTISKHDFNKPLTETGGYESKKIANAFNYMLNELQEYVDIVVQAQQKQRSAELSALQHQINPHFLYNTLASVKFMVQQGKKEKATDMIHALISLLQNALSNVDQTITVEQEIKDLKNYVLINQARYGDRIKVNFFISPDCLDCQLPKLILQPFIENAFFHAFNEKKEGFIQILIGQKGDNLLCEIGDNGDGMEMKGDHTKEDIKEKRHLFSGIGIRNVHERIQLLYGEEYGVEIASKKGEGTRIKVELPLQKAESLEKPKEITSI, encoded by the coding sequence ATGAAGAAACAAGCAGTTCAAGTCTTAAAAAATAACAGCCTGTTCATCAAAATGTTTTTGATCATGGTGCTTAGCATCGTTGCTGTCTCGTTGTTGATCACGTTCAGCTCCATCCGGATGTCTTCCAACTTATTCATGGATACGTTCAGTATCACCAACACGAAAGTATTGGAGCAAATCAAAACGCGATTTGAATCATATAGTTTTGCCATCGTCAGCGCAACGCATGAAGTCCAGAACAACGGCACCATCAAACGGGTGCTGACCCAGGAAAACCAAAACGCCATTGAAACGTCCGGGTCGTACCTTAACATCATCCGGCAAATGGAACGAATTTATCCAACCGTCGAGTCTTATGAAGCGAACATGATTGTTCTCGGTGAAAACGAGCGGTTGTTTAATATGAATTACTCGAATTGGCCGGTGTCGTGGGAAGTGCTGCGAAACCATCCGATAACAAAGCTCTCGATAAGCGAGCCGACCGCGCTGCACTACCAATTTATTTCGTCCAACTCTTTTAACGACAAGCCGATGATTGTGGCGACGAAAGCGCTGATGGAAAGTTCGACGGGCGAAATTTACGGGGTCTTGTATTTTCCGGTCCGGGAAGAGCAGCTGAAGGCATTTTATGAAGGTTACACGAGCAAAGAAAACGAAGTGCTCCTGGTCGATGAAAAAGGAAAGATCGTTTCCAGCAATAAAGAAGAATTGATCGGCGACAACGCCATTGATGTATTGAAGCTGGCAAAAGAAGTGGAAACAGAGGAACTGGAATTCAAAGATGTGCGCGTCTTCGACAACGACTATATGCTGATGTCGGAATACTTGCCAACCTATAATATGTACCTCGTGAACCTGGTGGACAAAAACGTCGTCTTGGATAATTTGATCAACACAAAAGAAATTCTCCTTATTTCTTTGGGCATTGTGTTGATTGCTGTGATCGTGGTGTTTCTCATCTCGCGCCGGATGACCAATTCAATCAGCCTTTTGGTCAAGCAAATTTCGACGATTTCCAAACACGACTTCAACAAGCCGCTTACCGAAACCGGCGGATACGAATCAAAGAAAATCGCCAATGCGTTCAATTATATGCTCAATGAATTACAGGAATACGTCGACATTGTTGTGCAGGCGCAGCAAAAGCAGCGAAGCGCGGAGTTGAGCGCGCTGCAGCATCAAATCAACCCGCATTTTCTGTACAATACGCTGGCTTCTGTGAAATTCATGGTGCAGCAAGGCAAAAAGGAAAAAGCGACCGATATGATTCATGCGTTGATTTCATTGCTGCAAAACGCCCTCAGCAACGTGGACCAAACGATCACCGTCGAACAGGAAATAAAGGACTTGAAAAATTACGTGTTGATCAACCAAGCCCGCTACGGCGACCGGATCAAAGTGAATTTCTTCATTTCGCCCGATTGCCTGGATTGCCAGCTGCCGAAGCTCATTCTTCAGCCGTTTATCGAGAATGCCTTTTTCCATGCGTTCAACGAAAAGAAAGAAGGGTTCATCCAAATATTGATCGGCCAAAAAGGGGACAACCTGTTATGCGAAATCGGCGATAACGGCGACGGCATGGAAATGAAAGGTGACCATACGAAAGAGGATATTAAAGAGAAACGCCATCTGTTCAGCGGAATCGGCATACGCAATGTCCATGAGCGGATTCAATTATTGTATGGAGAGGAATATGGCGTAGAAATAGCCAGCAAAAAAGGAGAAGGCACGAGAATAAAAGTGGAATTGCCTCTTCAAAAAGCGGAATCTCTGGAAAAACCTAAAGAAATTACAAGCATCTAA
- a CDS encoding ABC transporter substrate-binding protein, giving the protein MKKLFLMLLLLVGMVALAACSSGDEASSGGSESSSEGSKSVDKITAWAWDPAFNIAALEKAKEAYSGDSKVEVEIIENAQDDIIQKLNTGLSSGTTKGMPNIVLIEDYRAQSFLQAYPDAFHPLTDVIKSDDFAEYKIATTSYEGEQYGLPFDSGVAGLYVRTDYLEEAGYTVEDVTNITWDEYIEVGKKVKEATGKNMLTLDPNDLAQVRMMIQTNGSWYVEEDGSTPNLANNEALAKGFETYKKMMDADIAKIVSDWSQFVGAFNSGDVASVPTGNWITPSVKQATDQSGKWAVVPMPRLDMEGAVNASNLGGSSWYVLNVDGKEEAADFLLNTFGSNPDLYQTLVKDIGAIGTFSAAAEGDAFAVEDEFFGGQQIISDFSQWTDEIPGVNYGLHTYAIEDILVTGMQDYLNGAELSKVLENSQAQAEAQLK; this is encoded by the coding sequence ATGAAGAAATTGTTTCTTATGTTATTGCTGCTAGTCGGCATGGTTGCATTAGCTGCTTGTTCGTCAGGGGATGAAGCAAGTAGTGGTGGAAGTGAAAGTAGTTCAGAAGGATCTAAAAGCGTGGACAAAATTACTGCGTGGGCTTGGGATCCGGCATTCAACATTGCGGCTCTTGAAAAAGCAAAAGAAGCTTACAGCGGTGACAGCAAGGTTGAAGTAGAAATCATTGAAAACGCACAAGATGATATTATCCAAAAACTAAACACAGGACTTAGCTCTGGTACAACAAAAGGGATGCCAAACATCGTCCTGATTGAAGATTACCGTGCACAAAGTTTCTTGCAAGCTTATCCGGATGCATTCCATCCATTAACGGATGTTATCAAATCGGATGACTTTGCAGAATATAAAATTGCGACAACAAGCTATGAAGGCGAGCAATACGGATTGCCATTCGACTCTGGTGTAGCCGGATTGTATGTACGCACGGATTATCTTGAAGAAGCAGGCTACACAGTAGAAGACGTAACGAACATTACTTGGGATGAATATATTGAAGTTGGTAAAAAAGTAAAAGAAGCAACAGGCAAAAACATGCTGACATTGGATCCGAACGATTTGGCGCAAGTCCGCATGATGATTCAAACAAACGGTTCATGGTATGTGGAAGAAGATGGCTCGACTCCAAACCTTGCAAACAACGAAGCACTTGCTAAAGGATTTGAAACGTACAAAAAAATGATGGACGCGGATATCGCGAAAATCGTCTCTGACTGGAGCCAGTTTGTCGGCGCGTTCAACAGCGGGGATGTTGCAAGTGTGCCAACAGGAAACTGGATCACACCAAGCGTTAAGCAAGCAACAGACCAATCAGGAAAATGGGCAGTTGTTCCAATGCCGCGATTGGATATGGAAGGCGCAGTCAACGCTTCTAACTTGGGCGGCAGCTCATGGTACGTCTTGAATGTTGATGGCAAGGAAGAAGCAGCAGATTTCTTGCTTAACACATTCGGTTCAAACCCAGATTTGTATCAGACACTTGTAAAAGACATCGGCGCTATCGGGACATTCTCGGCAGCAGCTGAAGGAGATGCGTTCGCAGTTGAAGATGAATTCTTCGGAGGACAGCAAATCATCTCAGACTTCTCGCAATGGACAGATGAAATTCCAGGCGTAAACTATGGCCTTCACACTTATGCAATTGAGGACATCTTGGTAACTGGAATGCAAGATTATTTGAATGGCGCAGAGCTTTCTAAAGTACTTGAAAACTCCCAAGCCCAAGCAGAAGCACAACTCAAATAA
- a CDS encoding carbohydrate ABC transporter permease yields MSQQLTKKNELDLPIRHKETKRQRTNVYFKKKVGWLFVIISIIAITIFNFYPMVQAFLLSFQSGMGGNLEYVGLANWKRLFGDPTFIAALTNTSIFLLIQVPLMIVLALFLSVLLNDPTLKFKSFFRIAIFLPCVTSLVAYSVIFKYLFGVDGIINQFLVKFGFATQAINFLADPFWAKVVIIVAITWRWTGYNMIFYLSALQNVDKSIYEAARIDGANAIQQFFQITVPMLKPIILFTSITSTIGTLQIFDEVVNITNGGPGNATISISQYIYNLSFKYTPDFGYASTVSYVIVILVVILSIIQFRVAGERK; encoded by the coding sequence ATGAGCCAGCAATTAACAAAAAAGAACGAACTGGATCTCCCGATACGCCATAAAGAGACCAAACGCCAAAGAACCAATGTGTATTTTAAGAAAAAAGTTGGCTGGCTGTTTGTCATTATCTCAATCATCGCAATCACGATCTTTAATTTTTATCCGATGGTTCAAGCCTTCTTATTATCCTTTCAATCGGGGATGGGCGGGAATCTGGAATATGTGGGCTTGGCTAACTGGAAGCGATTGTTTGGGGATCCGACCTTTATCGCAGCGCTAACCAATACATCAATCTTTTTGCTCATTCAAGTTCCATTGATGATTGTATTGGCGTTATTTCTTTCCGTACTGTTAAATGACCCAACATTGAAATTTAAGAGTTTTTTCAGAATCGCGATTTTCTTGCCATGTGTCACGTCACTAGTTGCTTATTCGGTCATCTTTAAATACCTATTCGGTGTGGATGGCATCATCAATCAGTTTTTAGTCAAATTCGGTTTTGCCACTCAAGCGATCAACTTTTTAGCCGATCCGTTTTGGGCGAAGGTCGTAATCATCGTTGCCATTACGTGGAGATGGACAGGCTATAACATGATTTTCTATCTTTCGGCTTTGCAAAACGTCGACAAATCGATTTACGAAGCGGCACGGATTGATGGCGCAAATGCCATTCAGCAGTTTTTCCAAATTACGGTTCCAATGTTGAAACCGATCATTTTGTTTACGTCGATCACATCAACGATCGGTACACTGCAAATCTTTGATGAAGTTGTCAACATTACCAACGGCGGACCCGGAAACGCAACGATTTCCATTTCGCAATACATTTACAACCTTTCCTTCAAATACACACCAGACTTCGGCTACGCATCAACTGTCTCTTATGTCATCGTGATCTTAGTAGTGATTCTTTCAATTATTCAATTCAGAGTGGCGGGTGAGAGAAAATGA
- a CDS encoding carbohydrate ABC transporter permease, which produces MKTFNRAMTYTFLSLAAIVSIFPFLWMIVSVTNKSVDVTQGRLLPGTHLIANLQKLFETVEIVPALINSTIIAVISTILTLLLASLAGYGFEMFQSRGKDFVFTILLLSMMIPFAAIMVPLYRMFGSVSDTMPLFGIDTLGAVILPTATTAFFIFFFRQNTKMFPKDLVEAGRIDGLSELGVFFRIYVPTMKTTYAAAAIITFMNSWNNYLWPLVILQSPEKRTIPLLISNLGSSYSPDYGVIMSAIVIATLPTALVFFLMQKHFVAGMMGSVKG; this is translated from the coding sequence ATGAAAACCTTTAACAGAGCTATGACCTATACGTTTCTAAGCCTTGCAGCGATCGTTTCCATTTTTCCATTCTTATGGATGATCGTCTCCGTCACCAACAAGTCGGTTGATGTGACGCAAGGGCGCTTGCTGCCGGGAACGCATTTGATCGCCAACTTGCAAAAGTTGTTTGAAACGGTGGAAATTGTCCCGGCGTTGATCAACTCAACGATCATCGCGGTTATCTCGACCATTTTGACGCTGCTATTGGCATCTCTTGCTGGGTACGGTTTTGAGATGTTCCAAAGCAGAGGAAAAGATTTCGTCTTCACAATTTTGTTGCTGTCGATGATGATTCCGTTTGCGGCGATCATGGTACCGTTGTACCGCATGTTCGGCAGTGTCAGCGATACGATGCCGCTATTTGGGATCGATACGCTGGGAGCAGTCATTTTGCCGACAGCCACGACCGCGTTTTTCATCTTTTTCTTCCGCCAGAACACGAAGATGTTTCCGAAGGATTTGGTGGAGGCGGGAAGAATTGACGGCTTGAGCGAACTAGGCGTCTTTTTCCGGATTTATGTGCCAACGATGAAAACGACTTATGCAGCAGCGGCGATCATCACGTTTATGAACAGTTGGAACAACTACTTGTGGCCGCTGGTCATTTTGCAGTCGCCAGAAAAGCGGACGATTCCGTTGCTGATTTCAAACCTTGGTTCAAGCTATTCGCCTGACTATGGTGTCATCATGTCAGCGATCGTCATCGCCACCTTGCCAACAGCGCTCGTGTTCTTCTTAATGCAGAAACACTTTGTTGCTGGAATGATGGGATCGGTTAAGGGTTAA
- a CDS encoding alpha-galactosidase, translating to MPILYNDSTREFHLQTKKVSYIFSILENNQLGHLYYGKKLRHRESFDRLFHVGESPNTACVNEGDLVFSLDLIKQEYPAYGTTDFREPAYQVLQESGSRITHFVYQDHQIYQGKKKLDGLPATYVESDEEATTLEISLVDEKTGVELRLLYSVFEELNAITRSAQFINHGQSEVNLTRALSASIDLPGSDFEMVQLSGSWARERHVKSRKLVPGIQSIASTRGTSSAQQNPFLALKRPSTTEHQGEVYGFSLVYSGNFLAQVEVDHYDISRVIMGINPFDFNWLLQSKESFQTPEVVMVYSDEGLNSMSQTFHRLYRTRLARGKWRDRERPVLINNWEATYWDFNDKKILELAEVSKELGVELFVLDDGWFGKRDDDKTSLGDWTSDKRKLPNGITQLAKDINELGLEFGLWFEPEMVSKVSELYKVHPDWVIRVPDRQMSHGRNQFVLDFSRQEVVDHLHGLMADVLREASISYVKWDMNRYMTEVGSLDLPANRQREVAHRYILGVYSLYERLTTEFPDVLFESCAGGGSRFDPGLLHYAPQGWTSDDTDAVERLKIQYGTSMVYPISSMGAHVSAVPNHQVGRVTSLETRANVAYFGAFGYELDVTVMTEEEKEEVKEQIEFYKANRSLIQQGQFYRIESPFAEDGNITSWMVVSDDQAEAMLGYYQVLAQPNPGFTRVFFEGLNPEFEYAIDGIADTFYGDELMSAGLQLDRCREKTHPSDFSSIVYKLKQV from the coding sequence GTGCCGATTTTATACAACGACTCCACCCGGGAGTTTCACCTGCAAACCAAAAAAGTAAGTTACATATTTAGCATTTTAGAAAACAACCAGCTTGGCCACCTTTACTATGGAAAGAAACTGCGTCATCGTGAGTCGTTTGATCGGCTGTTTCACGTTGGGGAAAGTCCAAATACAGCTTGCGTCAATGAAGGGGATCTTGTTTTTTCGCTGGATTTGATTAAGCAAGAATATCCGGCTTATGGAACGACGGATTTCCGGGAGCCTGCTTATCAGGTTCTGCAGGAGAGCGGCAGCCGCATCACTCATTTTGTGTATCAAGACCATCAGATTTACCAAGGGAAGAAGAAGTTGGACGGCTTGCCGGCAACTTATGTTGAGAGCGATGAGGAAGCGACGACGCTGGAGATATCCCTGGTAGACGAGAAAACCGGTGTGGAGCTGCGGTTGTTGTACTCTGTGTTCGAAGAGTTGAATGCGATTACGCGGTCTGCTCAATTTATTAACCACGGCCAATCGGAAGTGAATTTGACGAGGGCGTTAAGTGCGAGCATCGATTTGCCGGGTTCTGATTTTGAAATGGTGCAGCTTTCGGGTTCGTGGGCGAGAGAGCGGCATGTGAAAAGCCGCAAGCTGGTTCCCGGCATTCAAAGCATTGCGAGTACACGCGGAACGAGCAGTGCGCAGCAAAACCCATTTCTGGCATTGAAACGTCCAAGTACTACGGAACATCAAGGTGAAGTTTATGGGTTCAGTTTGGTCTACAGCGGCAACTTCTTAGCTCAAGTTGAAGTGGACCATTATGATATTTCCCGGGTAATAATGGGAATTAACCCATTTGATTTCAATTGGCTGCTCCAAAGCAAGGAGAGCTTCCAGACGCCAGAAGTGGTGATGGTGTATTCGGACGAAGGCCTAAACAGCATGAGCCAGACGTTCCATCGCCTGTACCGGACACGATTGGCGCGCGGAAAGTGGCGTGACCGTGAACGGCCGGTGCTGATCAATAACTGGGAAGCGACCTATTGGGATTTTAATGACAAGAAAATACTGGAGCTTGCTGAAGTATCGAAGGAGCTCGGTGTTGAGCTATTCGTCTTGGACGACGGCTGGTTCGGCAAGCGCGACGATGACAAGACGTCTTTAGGAGACTGGACGTCGGATAAACGCAAATTGCCAAACGGCATCACGCAATTGGCCAAAGACATCAACGAGCTCGGACTGGAGTTCGGTTTGTGGTTTGAACCGGAAATGGTCTCGAAAGTAAGCGAGCTGTATAAAGTGCATCCGGACTGGGTTATCCGTGTTCCGGACCGTCAGATGTCGCATGGCAGAAATCAGTTCGTTCTCGATTTTTCGAGACAGGAAGTTGTGGATCATCTTCACGGCTTGATGGCGGATGTCTTACGTGAAGCGTCGATTTCGTATGTGAAGTGGGACATGAACCGCTATATGACTGAAGTCGGGTCGTTGGACTTGCCGGCAAACCGGCAGCGGGAAGTGGCGCACCGTTACATTCTAGGAGTTTATTCGTTATATGAACGGTTAACGACGGAGTTTCCGGATGTGCTGTTCGAGTCGTGTGCGGGAGGCGGCAGCCGGTTCGATCCGGGCTTGCTGCATTATGCGCCGCAAGGATGGACGAGCGACGATACCGATGCGGTGGAGCGCTTGAAGATCCAGTACGGCACGTCGATGGTTTATCCGATTTCTTCTATGGGCGCGCATGTATCGGCAGTGCCGAATCATCAAGTGGGGCGGGTGACGAGCCTGGAAACAAGAGCGAACGTCGCTTACTTTGGCGCTTTTGGCTACGAGCTTGACGTGACGGTGATGACTGAGGAAGAAAAAGAAGAAGTTAAAGAGCAGATTGAATTCTATAAAGCGAACCGATCGCTGATCCAGCAAGGGCAGTTTTACCGCATCGAAAGCCCGTTTGCCGAAGACGGCAATATCACGAGCTGGATGGTTGTGTCGGATGACCAAGCCGAAGCGATGCTTGGCTATTACCAAGTGTTGGCACAGCCTAATCCCGGATTTACTCGAGTGTTCTTTGAAGGGTTGAATCCGGAATTCGAATACGCGATCGATGGGATTGCCGATACGTTTTACGGTGACGAATTAATGAGCGCTGGTTTGCAGCTTGACCGCTGCCGTGAAAAGACTCATCCATCAGATTTTTCGTCAATCGTTTATAAGTTGAAGCAAGTATAA